In the Alkaliphilus flagellatus genome, one interval contains:
- a CDS encoding flavocytochrome c, which translates to MKSFKRISIILLAIVLSLSAVGCGQKNGENADADTPNKDGQVKEEVYDVVVIGGGGAGLSAAIEVKGAGASVVVLEKMAFIGGNTLISGGELNAPETWIQEKLGIEDSIEQYKEDTLKGGDNQADEKLVTVLANNARSAIEWLRDEVNVSFKEDYLMQFGGHSVPRAAYPEGGSGDELISKLGTKVEEMDIPVRKQTKAEEILTDESGKVNGVRAVDKDGNEIIFKANKGVIVATGGFGSSLEMRKKYNPEYDERYMSTDQPGSTGDGIVMAEELGAALIGMENIQTYPTCSPVTGVLSYVADTRFDGAVLVNKEGNRFVEELDRRDVISKAILSQTDGMGYLIWDTTVKNKSHMDNYMKEFDQLVKQGTLIKADTIEEAAKFFDINVDQLKETIAKYNEYATNGKDEDFNRRGEIIGLTEAPYYIQKVVPSVHHTMGGLKIDTEARVINNEGNPIPGLFAAGEVTGGIHGTNRLGGNAITDIVVFGRIAAESVLK; encoded by the coding sequence ATGAAAAGCTTTAAAAGGATCAGTATCATTTTATTAGCTATTGTCTTATCTTTATCAGCTGTTGGATGTGGTCAAAAAAATGGTGAAAATGCAGACGCAGATACACCAAATAAAGATGGACAGGTTAAAGAAGAAGTTTATGATGTAGTTGTAATTGGTGGTGGAGGAGCAGGACTTTCTGCTGCAATAGAAGTAAAGGGTGCAGGAGCTAGTGTAGTTGTATTAGAAAAGATGGCATTTATAGGTGGTAATACATTAATATCTGGTGGGGAGTTAAATGCTCCTGAAACATGGATTCAAGAAAAATTAGGTATTGAGGATAGTATAGAACAATATAAAGAAGATACATTAAAGGGCGGAGACAATCAAGCTGATGAAAAATTAGTAACTGTTTTGGCTAACAATGCTCGTAGTGCCATAGAATGGTTAAGGGACGAAGTTAATGTTTCATTTAAAGAAGACTATTTAATGCAATTTGGTGGACATTCTGTTCCAAGAGCAGCTTATCCTGAAGGTGGTTCTGGTGACGAACTTATCAGTAAGCTAGGAACTAAAGTAGAAGAAATGGATATACCTGTAAGAAAACAAACAAAAGCTGAGGAAATCCTTACAGATGAAAGTGGAAAAGTTAATGGAGTAAGAGCCGTAGATAAAGACGGTAACGAAATTATATTTAAAGCAAACAAAGGTGTTATAGTAGCAACAGGTGGATTTGGTTCTAGCTTAGAAATGAGAAAGAAATATAATCCTGAGTACGATGAAAGATATATGAGCACAGATCAACCAGGTTCTACTGGAGATGGAATTGTTATGGCAGAAGAATTAGGCGCTGCTTTAATAGGAATGGAAAATATTCAAACCTATCCAACTTGTAGTCCAGTAACAGGTGTTTTATCTTATGTAGCTGATACTAGATTTGATGGAGCTGTATTGGTTAATAAAGAAGGTAATAGATTTGTTGAAGAATTAGACAGACGTGATGTTATTTCCAAGGCTATTTTGTCTCAAACTGATGGAATGGGTTATTTAATATGGGATACAACTGTTAAAAACAAAAGTCATATGGATAATTATATGAAGGAATTTGATCAGTTAGTGAAACAAGGTACTCTTATTAAGGCAGATACAATTGAAGAAGCAGCAAAGTTTTTCGATATTAATGTTGATCAATTAAAAGAAACTATAGCGAAATATAACGAATATGCTACTAATGGAAAAGATGAAGATTTTAATCGTAGAGGTGAAATTATAGGATTAACAGAAGCTCCTTACTATATTCAGAAAGTAGTTCCTTCTGTACACCATACAATGGGTGGTCTTAAAATCGATACAGAAGCTAGAGTAATAAATAATGAAGGTAATCCTATTCCTGGCTTATTTGCTGCTGGAGAAGTAACTGGAGGAATTCATGGAACAAATAGATTAGGTGGAAACGCAATTACAGATATTGTTGTATTTGGTAGAATAGCAGCTGAAAGTGTGCTTAAGTAA
- a CDS encoding cache domain-containing sensor histidine kinase produces MKTLRTKILLYFATVTTIMILLLVVLVRNQIKNTNIPLTIDLSQQIITAKSGEVGAWINQRIAELKVFTENETLISMDMDRIKPYMRKMDESHRAEFESFAIITPEGHAWVTNDTYIDVTNRSYFEKIKTEDLDYVISDPIISRSNEEPIVVIIHTIRDDAGKPVGYINGAIYISKLSAIASEVKMYNGLAWICDRNGQVFTMEEGYINKSFNIFESETYGYIGAKHIGGKTVEGIEGIDRIQDFMGNNIIVLYAPIPYAEGWSLGINFLEKEMTQDTDRLLQMILVFGFFIITSLILISLFLSSSIVKPVKELQGLMKDVEKGNLDIVYSHPGEDEIGQLGKSFNKMVRQIKNLINTVYIEQKDKREAELRALQAQIQPHFLYNTLDTIHWMALEHQAYDIVDMVDALTNLFRISISRGEEIIPYLEEIKHIESYLFVQKVRYEDKLEYEMYWDEKLKECKVLKLIIQPLVENAIYHGIKGKKGTGKVLIEGKIIGKEVELKVADDGIGMEKEKLSQIIDVLEGRSKGEGVGYGMFNVNERIKLMFGNKYGIRIKSEYGKGTEVILRHPLIIDNRKLIE; encoded by the coding sequence ATGAAAACCTTAAGAACAAAAATACTTTTGTATTTTGCTACAGTTACTACAATAATGATTCTTTTATTAGTAGTATTGGTTAGAAATCAAATCAAAAATACTAATATACCATTGACAATAGATTTAAGTCAGCAAATTATTACTGCAAAGTCTGGAGAAGTAGGAGCTTGGATTAACCAGCGGATTGCAGAATTGAAGGTGTTTACTGAAAACGAAACCCTAATTTCTATGGATATGGATAGAATAAAGCCATATATGAGAAAAATGGATGAAAGTCATAGGGCGGAATTTGAATCCTTTGCTATTATCACTCCAGAGGGACATGCCTGGGTAACCAACGATACCTATATTGATGTAACTAACAGATCCTATTTTGAAAAAATAAAGACAGAGGATTTGGATTATGTAATTAGTGATCCAATTATTTCCCGTTCTAATGAAGAGCCTATAGTTGTTATTATCCATACCATAAGAGATGATGCTGGAAAGCCAGTGGGCTATATTAATGGGGCAATATATATATCTAAGCTATCGGCTATTGCATCAGAGGTTAAGATGTATAATGGATTAGCTTGGATATGTGATAGAAATGGACAAGTATTTACTATGGAAGAAGGCTATATAAATAAATCCTTTAACATCTTTGAAAGTGAAACCTATGGCTATATAGGAGCGAAACATATAGGTGGCAAAACAGTGGAGGGGATAGAAGGTATTGATAGAATACAGGATTTTATGGGAAACAATATTATAGTTCTATATGCACCTATTCCCTATGCGGAAGGATGGTCCTTAGGTATTAATTTTCTTGAGAAGGAGATGACTCAAGATACGGACAGACTCCTTCAAATGATTCTAGTTTTTGGATTCTTTATTATTACTAGTTTAATATTAATTTCTCTATTTTTATCATCGTCTATAGTTAAGCCAGTTAAGGAATTACAGGGTTTAATGAAGGATGTGGAGAAAGGAAATTTAGATATTGTTTATTCTCATCCTGGAGAGGATGAAATTGGGCAACTGGGGAAAAGTTTTAACAAGATGGTAAGACAGATTAAGAATTTAATTAACACTGTTTATATAGAACAAAAAGATAAGAGAGAAGCAGAACTGAGGGCGCTACAGGCTCAGATTCAACCACATTTTTTATATAATACTTTAGATACAATCCATTGGATGGCGTTAGAACATCAGGCTTATGATATTGTAGATATGGTAGATGCACTTACCAATCTATTTAGAATATCTATAAGCAGGGGAGAAGAAATAATTCCATATTTAGAGGAGATTAAGCATATTGAAAGCTACTTATTTGTTCAAAAGGTTCGTTATGAAGATAAATTAGAATATGAAATGTATTGGGATGAAAAACTAAAGGAATGTAAGGTTTTAAAGTTAATTATACAGCCATTGGTGGAAAATGCTATATACCATGGTATTAAAGGAAAGAAGGGTACAGGAAAAGTATTAATAGAAGGAAAAATAATAGGTAAAGAAGTGGAGTTAAAAGTAGCAGATGATGGTATTGGAATGGAGAAAGAAAAGTTATCACAAATTATAGATGTATTAGAAGGTAGAAGCAAGGGTGAAGGTGTAGGTTATGGTATGTTTAATGTAAACGAAAGAATTAAGCTTATGTTTGGAAATAAATATGGTATTAGGATTAAAAGTGAATATGGAAAAGGCACAGAAGTTATACTTAGACATCCGCTTATTATAGATAATAGAAAGCTTATAGAGTGA